DNA sequence from the Oryza brachyantha chromosome 5, ObraRS2, whole genome shotgun sequence genome:
GCCCGCTCGTTCGTTTCCAGGTCCCCGgctcaccgccggcgaccTTCCCCATGTTTGTCGTCGATGACACAGCCTACGACGTGATCGTACGTTACGTGATGTATTCCCAGGTCGTGGAGATCACCAAGGGGAGCAAGGTGAAGTACGAGCTGGACAAGAAGACGGGGCTCATCAAGGTGATCCTGCAACGCGGCCTGCACACATCTCTAAGAACTTCCGTTGATTGCAtcatgtttggttggttggtttgcGTCGGGAGCTAAGATCCGGTCACGCTAATGTGGCTTTGATGCGGTGAAATCTCCACAGGTTGACAGGATTCTGTACTCGTCCGTGGTCTACCCTCACAACTACGGTTTCATTCCGCGAACGCTTTGCGAGGACAACGACCCCATGGACGTCCTTGTCCTCATGCAGGTTTAGCGACATTAACGACATTCACAAAAAGCTCGCATTTCTGCATTAACGTTATCTAAACAATTCCTTTTTACTCACAACCAGGAACCAGTTCTTCCCGGCTCATTCCTCCGAGCCCGGGCCATCGGTCTCATGCCTATGATTGACCAGGTATGTAAATGAATCCGTTTATCATCTGCCAAAGTCAACTTTCTCAAGAAAATAACGCTTGACACACGCAAGTATCGGCATTAAGCTTACAGTGCGTTGCATTTCCCTCCTCTTTTCTTGAAACAGGGAGAGAAGGATGACAAGATCATAGCTGTATGCGCCGACGATCCCGAGTACCGCCACTTCAACGATATCAGCGAGCTTTCTCCTCATCGCCTTCAGGAGATCCGTCGCTTCTTTGAGGACTGTACGCCTCCTGTCTCAAACACTCAGTTCTCACACAATTTCTTGCAGTACATAAATATGGTGGATGATGAACCTTGAGTTGAGTCCTTGATTCAACGTTTGATTCTCGATCAAATCTTTTTCAGATAAAAAGAATGAGAACAAGGAGGTGGCTGTCAATGACTTCTTGCCCCCTACACCTGCTCGTGATGCCATCCAGTACTCTATGTAAGTTCGGATCATTCTGCAGCTATTTttactattgatcaaacgtttgatttttttatattcttcTGTCAAACACGCGTGCAATGCATAGGGAGTATATGCAATTTTTGAGTTGTGTGCATGCCTTCAGATTATTATCCAACGGCAATGACCGAATTTAATTGAcggaattaaaaattttaaacatttgagcAGTAGGTAGACCCTTCTGCAGCATATACTATGTTGGATCGTCGATGTGTCTTGATCTAATTTGTTGTCTTCTTTTCAGGGATCTGTACGCGCAATACATTATGGAGAGCCTGAGGCGGTAGAGCCTAACTTCAATTTTCTAATTATACACACTCGTCTGTGAGCTCAAACATAGAACGACCCATCAGAACATTTGAGATCTGATGCATAGTCAAGTCAcatgagttatatatatgctcgaCAATCATTTTTTCTTCCCAGAGTTGTATTAATATGCATTCTGCATTACTCAATTTGAAAATCCGTTTCAAGGCTTGCGCTTTgatctatatatgtgtacCCCTATTCTGGTTTTACTTGGAAAACGAAATAATACGGTGATCTGTGTTACTTCGATGTTTGATTGAGCTATTCTAGTCTGAATATGTATATtaaaagaacaattttaccatccgaccattgttttttatataaaataccTCTTGGTACTTTAGATATTTGAAGGTAAcatattttacatagaaaacaattaTAT
Encoded proteins:
- the LOC102722577 gene encoding soluble inorganic pyrophosphatase-like; this encodes MSQENGENGHGAAAEEEQPKSGAPRLNERILSSLSRRSVAAHPWHDLEIGPDAPAVFNVVVEITKGSKVKYELDKKTGLIKVDRILYSSVVYPHNYGFIPRTLCEDNDPMDVLVLMQEPVLPGSFLRARAIGLMPMIDQGEKDDKIIAVCADDPEYRHFNDISELSPHRLQEIRRFFEDYKKNENKEVAVNDFLPPTPARDAIQYSMDLYAQYIMESLRR